The Streptomyces sp. NBC_01363 region GGGACGTGGTACGCGCTGAACGTCGGCTGGATGACCTGGAGCAGGCCGCAGGACGGGGTGCCGTTCTGGGCGTTGATGTCCCAGCCGTTGACCGCGTTCGGGTTGCCGGTCGACTCACGCATGATGTTGCGGTGCAGACCGTCGTACGAGCCGGGGATGCCGTGGGCCCGCATGATGTCCAGGGCCTGGTTGATCCAGCCGTCCAGGTTGTTGGCGTAGACCGGGGTGCGGGCCTCGGAGCGGCTGGCGGCCTGCGTCTCGGAGCGCTTCGCGACGACGGCCTCGGCCTTCACCTTGGCGGCGGCCCTGGCCTTCGCCTCGGCCTTCGCCTTCGCCTGGGCCTTGACCTCGGCGGCCTTGGCGGCCTTGGCCTTCGCGGCGGCGGCCTTCTTGGCCTTGGCGAGGTCGGCGGCCTTCACCAGCTTCTCGGCGGTGGAGTGCTGCTCGATGATGCTGGCCTGCACGGCCTTGGCCTGCGGAGTACCGGCAGCCGACGCGAAGACCACGG contains the following coding sequences:
- a CDS encoding transglycosylase SLT domain-containing protein, whose amino-acid sequence is MSVSSILGRRRRLNKTQKLSVAGISAMAAAALSFSLVPANADPKPEAESPVSAAPVVFASAAGTPQAKAVQASIIEQHSTAEKLVKAADLAKAKKAAAAKAKAAKAAEVKAQAKAKAEAKARAAAKVKAEAVVAKRSETQAASRSEARTPVYANNLDGWINQALDIMRAHGIPGSYDGLHRNIMRESTGNPNAVNGWDINAQNGTPSCGLLQVIQPTFSAYHVPGTSSNIYDPVANITAAANYAADKYGSIDNVNSAY